The sequence CTTCTTTAGGTTATATCATGACCTTTGTTTACTCAGGCATCACATTTGCTGCCTGAGGACCTTTTGGTCCTTTTACGACATCAAACTGCACCTTCTGACCTTCTTTCAGGGTCTTAAAACCATCGCCTGAAATAGCAGTAAAGTGAACAAAGACATCTTCGCCAGACTCTTGTTCAAGAAATCCATAACCTTTGGACTCATTGAACCATTTTACTGTTCCATTTGCCATTGCA is a genomic window of Deltaproteobacteria bacterium containing:
- a CDS encoding cold-shock protein; translated protein: MANGTVKWFNESKGYGFLEQESGEDVFVHFTAISGDGFKTLKEGQKVQFDVVKGPKGPQAANVMPE